A segment of the Chitinophagaceae bacterium genome:
CTAATTGATGCTGGGCGTAAAAACTTTCTTCAACATTATGTCCCCATTTGCGTTCGCCTTCAAATTTTTCTGCACCGGCAATGATCCGCAACAGGGTAGACTTACCCTTTCCGTTGGCGCCAATCAATGCTATCTTATCACCACGTTCTATTTCAGCACTGCTGTTGGTTACAATTTTTGTTTCACCAAAATGTTTGGTTACATGCTTCAATTCACACAACACTTTGCCCGGTGTTTTATCAATGGAAAAGTTGATGCGGATACTTGGACGGTCATTACTGGGCGCTTCAATTACATCCAGCTTTTCTAATTTTTTAATAGCAGTTTGTGCAGCAGCGGCTTTACTTGCTTTTGCCCGGAAGCGTTCAATAAAACGTTCCTGCTGACGGATAAAATCCTGTTGATTTTCAAATGCTTTTTGCTGCAGATCCATACGCAGCTCTTTTTCTTTCTGGTAGTAAGAATAATTACCACCGTAAATATGAAGACCCTGCTGAAACACTTCTACAATCTTTGTTACCATACGGTCAAGAAACCAGCGATCATGCGATACAATGATTACCGAACCCTGGTAATGCAACAGGTATTTTTCCAGCCATTCAATACTCGGCAAATCAAGATGGTTTGTCGGTTCATCAAGTAATAACAAATCAGGCTGCTGCAGGATCATTTTTGCCAGCAATACACGCATACGCCATCCACCACTGAATTCCTTATAAGGGCGTTGAAGATCTTTGTTGGCAAAACCGAGTCCCTGTAAAATTTCTTCTGTTTTGTGATGGATATTGTAGCCATCCAGCGTATCCATTTCATGCAGCTTATCGGAGTAGAGGTGAAGCAATGCTTCATCTTCATGATTTTTCTCCAACTGTATTCCGAGTTCTTCTATTTCTTTTTCCAGCAGCAGCACATTTTCAAAAGCACCCAATGCAACCTGTAAAATAGATTCACTGGTATCAAAACTCAACAGATCCTGGTGCAGGTAACCGATACTGGTGTTCCGGCCACGGATCACTTCGCCCTTCGAAGGCAGGAATTCGCCTACCAGTAATTTCAGCAGGGTAGATTTACCCGTACCGTTAAAACCAATAAGGCCAATCCGTTCATTGGGTTGAATATGCCAGGTGGCATCTTCCACAATTGCTCTTGCTCCAAATTCAAAGGTCAAATTCTGAAAACCTGCTAACATATTTTTAAAATTGTGTGCAAAGGTACTACTTCGCTCAAGAGTTTGGCACTCGATTTTATATATAATCCTTTGGCAGTGATCATACTATCCATGAGCTTCAAAGTACAAGTAAGCCATTCGTCAAAAGGGAGAAGGGCTAAAGTTCAAATCAATTAACTTTGGCAAAACTTTTTTAATGAAGAATACATCTATCATCCTCTCTCTTATTGTATTATTTGCCGCCTGTAAAAACAAAGATGAAAAGACAGAAACCACTGCAACTGAACCGGTAGTAAAAGCTGCTTATACGTATACAGAAGCATTCAGTCAGTCAATCAATTCCACATTAAATGCTTATTACAGTTTAAAAGATGCGTTTGTGGCAACAGATGCTGTAAAAGTGAATGAGGCAGGAACTCAACTGAAAACCCTGCTTGACAGTTTGAAACTGGATGAAGTGCAGAAGAATGATTCCTTAGGCTTTTCAAGTATTTACGGAAGACCGGGTGATGTGTCTGCTGAAATTACCGGGATGCTGGGCGAAAATGATATGGAAAAGAAAAGAGAATCTTTTGAAATGATCTCTAATGCATTTTATGATATGCTCCGGGTAATTAAACCTGCAGGGGTAACAATTTATTATCAGTATTGCCCCATGGCATTTGATAACAAAGGTGCTTACTGGTTAAGCAATGCCGACAGTATCCGTAATCCATACTTTGGGAAAAAAATGCTTACCTGCGGTGAAACAAAGGAAACGCTGAAATTTTAGTTATGCCGGATGTATGAAGTACGAAGTACGCCTGCCCGACGAAGCCTTAGCGTAGTTGGGATGTATGAAGAAGCTGTAATTCGCAGAGCTTACTTTGAACTTTAAGTCTAAGTTGAATGTTTAACATACTATGAACCATTTAAAACATCTTGTTGGCTTACTGCTTTTTTTTGTTCTTCTGCAGCCTTTAAAGGCGCAGGAAAAATTTACCATCAGCGGTTATGTGAAAGACAGTTCCAGTAATGAAACTATTATTGGTGCAACCATTTCCGTAAAAGGCCGAACCAAGAGCATCAGTTCCAATCAATATGGTTTTTATTCTATCACCTTAGAGCAGGGGACGTATACATTATCCGTTTCTCATGTTGGTTATGCAGCGAAGGAAGTAGAGATTGAATTAAACTCCAACAGGCAATTTAATTTTGATATGATGCCCCGTATTTCCATTTCACAGGAAGTGATTGTGTATTCCAAAAAAAGAGATCTGAATGTGAAGGCTGCACAGATGGGAAAGTTTGAACTGAGCATGAACCAGATCCGTTCTGTTCCTGCTTTTGCAGGTGAAGTTGATCCTATGAAAGTATTGCAACTCTTGCCCGGTGTTCGTAATGCAGGTGAAGGCAACAGTGGTTTATATGTGCGTGGTGGCGGTCCCGATCAGAATTTAATTTTATTAGATGATGCAGTGGTATATAATCCCGGCCATTTGTTTGGATTCTTTTCTGTGTTCAACAGTGATGCATTAAAAAATGTGACACTCATTAAAGGTGGAATGCCCGCCAACTATGGTGGCCGCATCAGCAGCGTGGTGGATGTTGCTATGAAAGATGGTAACAATAAAAAGTACCAGGTAGAAGGAGGGATTGGCACCATTGCTTCGAGAGTTTCTATACAGGGGCCAATTGTAAAAGAGAAAGCATCCTTTATTATTTCTGCAAGGCGAACCTATATTGATGTATTGGCCAAGCCGTTTATAAAAAAGGAAAGTTCCTTTTATGGCAGCGGTTATTATTTCTATGATCTTAATACCAAGTTCAATTATAAATTTTCAGAGAAAGACCGTTTGTTCATGAGCGGTTATTTCGGACGTGATGTATTTACTTTCAAGAATAAGGAACGGAGTTTTAATGCAAGAATACCCTGGGGTAATTCAACAGGAACAGTGCGATGGAACCATGTGTTCAGCAGTAAATTATTTGCCAACACATCTGTTGTGTGGAACGATTACCAGTTTGCCTTTGAAGGTGCACAAAGCAATTTTGAAATAAAGTTTAATTCAGCCATCCGTGATATCACCACAAAAATTGATTTTGATTATTACCCCGTAACCGGTCACCAGTTGAAGTATGGATTGAATTATACCTTCCATCGTTTCAACCCGCAGACCACCAGTGGTAAGAGTGGTGACGTGGTGTTTGAACCGCAAACAGTGAACAATAAATTTGCAAATGAACTGTCTGCTTATATCATGGACGATTGGGAAGTAAATGATCAACTGAAAATCAACTATGGTGTACGTTACAGTTTATTTCAGCAGATTGGTCCGTACACATTGTATGTAAAAGATGAAAATGGAAATAAGTTAGACAGTACCGTGTACGGAAAAGCAAAGAGTGTTGCTGATTATGGCGGACTTGAACCACGCATTACTTTCCGTTATGCACTCGATGATGAAACATCCATTAAAGCAGCCATTACCAGGAACCTGCAGTTTATTCATTTGGTAAGTAATGCAGGAACAACCCTGCCAACAGATATCTGGGTGCCGAGTACGCACCGTGTAAAACCGCAGATCGGCTGGCAGTATGCAACCGGGCTCTTTAAAAATTTTAAAGACAATATGTGGGAAACATCGGTTGAACTGTATTTCAAAACCATGCAGAACCAGATTGAATACAAAGAAGGTTATACACCCGGCATTGGTGATCCTGAAGAAAGTTTTGTATTCGGGAAAGGATGGAGTTATGGCGCTGAGTTTTATGTAAACAAGGCAAGAGGAAATTTCACCGGATGGATCGGTTATACTTTATCATGGACATGGCGACGTTTTCCGCAGCTGAATGATGGAGATAAATATCCCGGCCGTTATGACCGCCGTCACGACCTGAGTGTTGTTGCCAATTACCAGAAAGGAAAGAAATGGAAATACTCTGCTGTGTTTGTATATGGTACAGGCAGCTCATTCACTTTACCCGAACGATTTTTTTTGGTAGATGGAGTATTAACGCAGCAGTACAGCCGTATTAATCAATACCGTTTGCCTGCTTATCACCGGTTAGATTTAGCAGCAATTTATACACCGCAGCCAAAGAAAGTACGAAAGATGAAAGCAGAGTGGGTGTTCAGTGTGTACAATGCCTACAGCCGGCAGAATCCTTATTTTATTTATTACGATCAGACAGGAAATCCGTTGCAGGGAAATTTAGAGGTAGAAGCTTTACAGGTTTCACTGTTTCCGATTATACCGAGTGTGACGTTGAATTTTAAGTTTTAATAAAAACTGATCAAATGCTGATCTTTAAATAAAATAATAGCCTCTATTTTGGTAAAAAAAATATATTATATCGTTTTGCCTCTTGTTTTAATCTTATTTTTTATTATACGTTTTGTGATACCACAGTTATCGAAAGACAGCAGATGTATTACTTATAAAGAGTTTCTGAAGATAAGCTTAGACGGTGTTGTGCTAAAAAAATACATTGATTCATCACAGCATTCTTTTCCAACTATTGAAATAAAAGATATCAAAGACTTTAGAATTGAAAAATTAAACCTTGCTCTTGATATCAGCGGCATTTATAATAAAATAAATGTAAACGATACTCTTAGTAAGCAAACAGGAAAAGACGAAGTTTTTGTAATAAAAGGGAAAAAGAAAATTTTGTTGGCAAAAATTGATTTCGGTTGTAAGAGTAATTAATATGGTTACACCAGTGACCTAACTTTTATGAAAAGAAAGTATTGTTGGTCAGCGACCAAAGCGTCGTTATAGAATTATAAAAGCAATGAATGAAAAAATAATTAATAAATATGGGCATGTTGCGTTTCACTATACTTGTGTATTTTTTTATAATTTTTTCTTCCTGCTATAATCATCATATTTCTAATGATGATATTGATATGTTTATATCAAAATATAATGATGTTAGATTTGACGAATTTAAAGACATCTCTATTGCATTAAGAAGTAAGGGCTTGGATGAAATAGTATATATTGTTGATAGGTTTGGGGGAAATCGTCCTGTTTATTTTGTTACGTTTAGCTTACAAAAGAAATCTGTAACGAATATTGATAAAACCAATTTAGAAAAATCTAAAGTGCAAGAGTATCTAACTAAAGATGAAATTATTAATGCTGTCAATACGATTAGGAAATACGATTTTTATTTTTTAGCTGTGGACAGTTTCGAAAACGTGTATATAAACCCATTTTATGCTGACGAGCCGCCATATTTAATGAGACTTAAAACTCCCACAGGAGATAGTTCTGTAAACAAGGGTTATGCTTATGAGTTGTATAAAAATAAGTGGTACTTAAATAAAACAAGAAGAAGAGATTGAGACAAAAATCAAAGGTGTAAGACTCCATAAAAAAAAGGCTCATTCAACATGAGCCTTTTTTTATTTGTATTCGTTTATTGTTTGTTTGCAGGTGCTGGTGGAGGCGGTGCTGGATTCTGTATTTTTTGCATACTGCCCATCTGCTCCTGTATTCCTTTTGCATCGGGATGCTGAATACCTCTGTGGCAGGTATTACAGCTTACCACCCTGATGGTATCGGGCCGCTCAGAATTTTCAAAATTGAAATAGGTAGAGTTGATGCTGATTGTCATCTTCAGCATTTCACGGGCAATTTTTTTATCATCCTTTGTGTCTGCTGCATAATCCCATCCCTGTTTAAAGTCATCGCCTTCGTGTACATGACAGTTAATGCATTTTACACCTAATGCGCCGTTAAAGCCACGCATTATTTTATCTAACTGCTCCTTCGTAATATCTTTTGGCAACACCTGGAGATTTTTAAATTCTGCCTGTTTGCTTTTCTTTTCGGCTCCGGGTGTAAAGGCGGTTAAGCCCAATGCAATGAATGCAGTGAGGCATACAAGTACCACTGCTTTGTTTTTGTTGGTAGTAAACATGTTGATTGGTTATTATTTCCGGTAAGTTAAAAAAATAATCCGTGAATCAAAAAAAAGGGAGATTGAACGGGAAGCTGGAAGTTGCCGGTAGGAGATATGATGTAGTTTTGAAAATCTGAGGTTGCCCTCTTTCCCTGTGCAGCATTTGTTTAATAGCAGTAAATTGACTGAGGCTGATTGTCAGCTTAATTGTTTACAGTGACCGAATACTCTTTCCTGTGTGTGCAGTAAATGCAGATTACCTATTCACAGCCCCGGATTAAATCTGTTATGAATTAAACTCCTTCAGTAATTTTATTTCATTTCGGTAGAGAATAATTTTTTTATCATTTTCCAGTTGCTTTAACAGGCGGGATATTACCACCCTTGATGTAGCCAGTTCGTCAGCGATAAGATAATGCGATCCTTTAATAACATTGGAGCCTGAAAGACGTTGTTTTTCTTTGAGATAGGAAATAAGACGTTCGTCTAATTTATGAAAAGCAATTGTTTCAATGGATTTCAGTAGTTCAAGGAAACGTACATTAAAACTATGCATGATATAGTTTTTCCAGCTTGGATATTTACAGAGCCATTCATCCAATTTAATATGCGGTATGGCTATTAATTCAACATCATCCTCAGCAATTGCTTTTACTTCACTCTTTTTAGCTTCTACGCAGCAACTGTATGCCATAGAACAGGTTTCATTGCTGGATAAATAGTAGAGCAGAATTTCATTGCCATTTTCATCCATCCTGAATACCTTAACCGTGCCTTTTACAATAAGTGGCATCATCCGGATATACTTGCCATAATCCAGGATAACATCGCCTTCTTTAAAATACTTGATTTCACCAAACTGGTACATTTCTTTTATCAAGGCAGGTTCAAAGGTTGAATCAAAGATTGCTTTGCTTGTCATGTTATTCAAAAATGATAATTCATTACAAAATTATACAATAGCATGTCTACCTTGTTAAATTCAAAGCGTTTGTTATTATATGTTTCGCCCCGGTTCAGTTTGCCCACTACTAATAACTGGGCTTCTAATCCTTTTAAAATTCCTGTAAAGGAATAACGGATATCAGCATTCATCTGTGTATAGGAGGGCAGGCCATACTTATTCAACCGGTAATTTTTAACATCGGGCAACTTATAATAACCTGCAGCCAACGATGTTTTTACTCTCAGTTTTGGAATCGTGTAGTTTATCTTGCCCATAACCGCATTTACATCGCCAAAACCTTCATTCCTTTCCCTGGGTAAGAAAGTAAAGAAGGGTTCCCGTCCCCATTCCCGGGGCATTAAATACCGGCCGCTGCCTGTTATACGGTTATAATTAATGCTTGCTTCCCATTGCCTGTTTTTCCATCCTGCTTTTGTTCCAAAACTTAAGGATTTTCCATTTGCTTCAAAGTATGTTTTTACTGCATCCTGGTTACCGCCATCCCTGATTGCATCCTGTTTTATTACCTGCATTGCTGCAAAAACAAAACTTTTGTTTTTCAGCGGGAATTGAAGATCTGTTTGCAGCATAGCCGTATTGAAAATATTTTCAGTAAATAAATTCCAGCCCTGCATTTTTACATATTTGCTAAGTTCAGTTTGTACTCCAAGCATGAATACACCCTTGCTTTTTAAATTATTGGGGTACTGAGATTTTGTGCCATCAATATTTACACCAGCGGGATACAGACCTATCGACTCTCCCGGATCATACCATTTCGTTGTTCCTCTTGGTGATATGGCATAAATCCATCCAGCTTCAATTTTTGTTTTCTTAATTTCATTCAGCTCAAACCACAATCCTTCAACACCTGTAGGCCTCATTCTGCCATCCTGCAGATTAATAAATGGCGTGTTGAGTAATTGCCTGCCAAAAACAATGTTTGATTTTTTATAATTGTATTTAATGTAAAATTCTTCCAGCCTGTCAATATCTTTTTTGTTGTATGGATTTTCTACGTCAAACAAAGCAATTTCATACCGGTTTGTCTGGCCTGTAGAACTATCTGTTTTTCCCAAATCGGAAGAGCCAATATTAAATGTATAAAAGCCGCTTACTGCAAACTGAAAGCCATGGAATTTTGCTGTTTCATACCTCAATCCGCCACCTGCTGCATTTGCGTAATAATCAGTAAGCCCTTTTTGATTTTGTGTATTCATAAAATAATAACGGAAATGCCCGTTAAAATGCCCCCTTTTAAACGCAGACAGCAGGGAAACGGAATCTTCTGCCTGCACCTGCCTGCCCTTATAGGTTTCCGGTTTTTCTGAAATTTCCTGATGCTGGGCACTTACACTAATTCCTGTGAGCAATACAATTACTGCTATTATAATTCTTTTCATTTTTTATACTGCAGGGTTTTATGGTATTAAAACCCTGATTTAATATAACTCCAGCCTTTTTCCTGTTTTGATACAATTTCAATAATGCCTGCTTTTACAAAGCCAGCTTCGGGTATTATTTTATCTCTGGATACATTTCTTTCATTCATCGAAAACTCACAGGCAACAAATGCCACACCCTTCATTTTCATTTGCTGAATTTTTTCCTGTACGGTTGTTTTACCCAGCACCAACATACTTAAACCGGGACCATGGCATACCACTTCAATATTCGTGTCAGGTGAAACTGTAAGGATGTTGTTCAACTGTTTCATTAAAGCCTTGTGAGCAAGTGTATCATCAGTCGTAAGTTGAAATACAATCCTGTGTTCAATTTTATTTCCTGCCATCTTTTCAACAGGGAAAGATGGTTGTTTGCCTGTTTGAGCATATCCTGCCATTACTATACTTAAAACAAGAACTGCTGCTATTATTTTTTTTTCATTTTTTTATTTTGATCAGTGAAATTTATAATCTACCCCTGTTACCTGTGTAAGTAAAGTTTGCGGTGCATCAAGAATGTCGGCGTTTTCAGTTACTGTTGGCGTAACAGGTGAATTAGCTGCGAGGTAAGCTTTCATAACAGAATGCAAGGTATTGTTGGTGTTTTTTGCATCTGCTACATTCCTCATCCTGCAAAGCATATCGCTTGGGTCACCATCTCTTTCGCAAGCGCAGATTTTATAGGTTTTGTTTACATCAAGCGGTTTATTTGCCACGGTAACCTGTTGCACTCTTTTGCCTTTTTCTCCAAATGCATTAAAGGCTACTTTCATTCCTTTAAATTTAATTACCCAGCCACCAAATCTTTCAGATGCTTCTTTGGCAAAAACATTGTTGAGCTCATTTTCTAACCACTGCAGTATCTGTTTCCCGGTAACCGTTCCTGTTCTTACAGTACTATCAACTGGAAACATATCATAAATATATCCGTCTGTTATTGGAATATTTCCTGTGTGATCCGGTGTAGTCCGTGGAGGGCAAAATCGAAAACCATTTGAGAATACAATGTCGATTTCGGGTACTTTCCATTTCAATGCATCCAGTATCATTGTATCAATCGGGTTTTCTACAACAAAATATCTGTAGAGTGGAATGGTACTGTAACCGGCAACAGTATAAATATCTTTTGCAAATGGTTTTTCATTTTCTTTAATCAGCTCAACCATTGCTTTGGATGGTTTGTATTTATCTGCCGTTATTTCTACCAGCTCATAGTTATCTTTTATTACTTTGCCATTTTGTATAGTAAGACTGAGTTTACCAACGAAAGAACCGAACGCTCCCGGTTCAACCACCTTGCTGTATTTGCATTGAATTGGTTTGCGCACTCTTTCATGTGTATCGCCTCCAAGAATATAATCAACTCCCTCACACTCTTTTAAATTTGCCAAATGTATTTGCTGAGATAATCCTAAATGCGCCACAATGAGCACATAGGCACACTGCTCCTGGTTACGCAATACATCTGCATAATGTGCCAGGTTTTCTTCGGGCTTTGTATATATAATTCCCTTGCTGTAATTGGGCGACTGCCTTAATGGAACCAGCGGATCAGTATATCCTAAAAAACCAATTTTTACTCCATTAATATTCCAGATATAGTAGGGTGGAAAAATAAGTTCACCCTTTTTGCCCTGTCCTAAATCATGATACATGTTGGCGCAAACTTTTGGAGCATTTAATGATCCCAATAAAGTTTGCATAGCCTTTTTATAATAAATTACTTCCCAGTTTCCGGGCAGGTATAAATCGTAACCCAATGCATTTAAGATTGGTACCATTGCTTTACCTGTTGTTTTTACAGACAGTTCGCTACCCTGAAACATATCTCCGGTATCAATTAAAAATGTATGCGGGTTGTTTTTTCTTTCCTGCTGCAGATAAGTAGCTAAGTGTGCATAACCACCGGTTTTACGAAATACAGCCTTTTCATTTTCCCAAAAAAATTCATCATGGGGATGAACCTGGCAATGCACATCTGTAGTTTGTAAAATGGAAATCGTAAAGGGCTTGTCATCAGAAGATATTTCAGCTTCTTTCTTATTCACGAGTGATTCTGCAGCTGAGATGATCGGTACAGAAGCCAGTAACCCGGCTCCACCAATGGTGCTTAGTTGTTTTATAAAACCTCTTCTGTTGTTATTCATACCGGCAAATTTTTAATGGTTACTTTTTTGATGTTGCAATCGTTGTCTTCTTTGCTTCTGCTTCCTTTTTCTTTTGCTCTTCTGCTATTGGTATAAACGGACCAAACTTATGCTGCTGTTCAGAAAAGTTGTCTGCGTAAGGTCCAAAAGGATGATCAATCGGTTTTTTTGATTTATCGGGCCAGTCTTTTGGTACATTGATATGGGGCCTTTTTTGAGTTAATACAAATGCGGCAACATCCCATGCTTCTTCATCGGTAAGCTGAGGATTTTCATAAGTAGATCCCTGCGGCATATTATATTTTACATATTTGGCAAAGTTGCTGATCCTGTAAAGACCGGCGCCATCATTAAAACTGCTTTTTCCCCATAAGGCAGGAAAAGTAAATTCTGTTTTATCGCCGGTAAGCATGCCTTCTCCATTTGACTGGTGGCAGCTCTGGCATTTAGCTGTGTAAACTGCCTGCCCCTTAGCAGGATCGGCAGCACGGTCTAAAAAAACAAGGTCTTTAAATCCTGAACCTTCTGCCTTTTTTCCTTTTTCTACATTCGTTCCTAAAAAATTTATATAAGCTGCAATGGCCTGCATTTCTTTACCGGAAGTGTCGATTGCTTTACCATTTAAACTGCGTTCAAAACAATCATTTATTCTTTTGTAAATATTTTCAGTACTGCCGCTTCTGGCTCTGAATTTTGGATAGAGCGATGCAACAGAACCATAATTATTACCAAACACAGCTGTGCCTGCCTGCAAATGACAGTTCTGACAATTTAATCCATTGCTTATTTTCAGAACAGAACCATTGGGCCCAAAATATTTTGCGGTATGTACAATTAACTCTTTGCCATACTGCACCTGTTCTTTTTGTTGCTCATTTTCTATTGATAAAATATCCGGTGCCATCCAGTAAGCAGTGGCATCTTTTTTTGGAGTATCGGCTGTTGCTTCTCCCGCCTGTATTTTTTCTTTCGGTTGATCGGTTTCATTGGCCCGGAAAATAATGAATGGCAGGGCAATGAGGCCAATAATCAATACAGCAATAATCAACATCAATTTGTTGATTACTGAAACAAGCCGCTGCGGCATTTTATTTTCATCCTGTTCGTTGTGCATAAGCATTCATTTAAAAATTAATGCGGTATTTTATCTCTGAAGCGCCCGTATAAATAAGTTCCGGCTATCGCAAAA
Coding sequences within it:
- a CDS encoding ABC-F family ATP-binding cassette domain-containing protein is translated as MLAGFQNLTFEFGARAIVEDATWHIQPNERIGLIGFNGTGKSTLLKLLVGEFLPSKGEVIRGRNTSIGYLHQDLLSFDTSESILQVALGAFENVLLLEKEIEELGIQLEKNHEDEALLHLYSDKLHEMDTLDGYNIHHKTEEILQGLGFANKDLQRPYKEFSGGWRMRVLLAKMILQQPDLLLLDEPTNHLDLPSIEWLEKYLLHYQGSVIIVSHDRWFLDRMVTKIVEVFQQGLHIYGGNYSYYQKEKELRMDLQQKAFENQQDFIRQQERFIERFRAKASKAAAAQTAIKKLEKLDVIEAPSNDRPSIRINFSIDKTPGKVLCELKHVTKHFGETKIVTNSSAEIERGDKIALIGANGKGKSTLLRIIAGAEKFEGERKWGHNVEESFYAQHQLEALDLNLTLIDEMKNCGSKKTDQELRTLLGCFLFSGDDVEKKIKVLSGGEKARIALAKTIISKANFLLLDEPTNHLDMHSVELLIEALNKYQGSIILVSHDRFFVAQTANKIWEIVDEEIKEFKGTYTEYLEWKERMAKKQQADSKESLAISEKKVEIKKTVEQKPVSVQQPAHNDTKQVINKEAKKELQKQQRILQQLEEKITATTQQKDKLEQQLSEPDTYSDKNKFVQTEAGYQKLASDLAQFNKEYEQVFEKVMELESKMTG
- a CDS encoding DUF3347 domain-containing protein; this translates as MKNTSIILSLIVLFAACKNKDEKTETTATEPVVKAAYTYTEAFSQSINSTLNAYYSLKDAFVATDAVKVNEAGTQLKTLLDSLKLDEVQKNDSLGFSSIYGRPGDVSAEITGMLGENDMEKKRESFEMISNAFYDMLRVIKPAGVTIYYQYCPMAFDNKGAYWLSNADSIRNPYFGKKMLTCGETKETLKF
- a CDS encoding TonB-dependent receptor, producing MNHLKHLVGLLLFFVLLQPLKAQEKFTISGYVKDSSSNETIIGATISVKGRTKSISSNQYGFYSITLEQGTYTLSVSHVGYAAKEVEIELNSNRQFNFDMMPRISISQEVIVYSKKRDLNVKAAQMGKFELSMNQIRSVPAFAGEVDPMKVLQLLPGVRNAGEGNSGLYVRGGGPDQNLILLDDAVVYNPGHLFGFFSVFNSDALKNVTLIKGGMPANYGGRISSVVDVAMKDGNNKKYQVEGGIGTIASRVSIQGPIVKEKASFIISARRTYIDVLAKPFIKKESSFYGSGYYFYDLNTKFNYKFSEKDRLFMSGYFGRDVFTFKNKERSFNARIPWGNSTGTVRWNHVFSSKLFANTSVVWNDYQFAFEGAQSNFEIKFNSAIRDITTKIDFDYYPVTGHQLKYGLNYTFHRFNPQTTSGKSGDVVFEPQTVNNKFANELSAYIMDDWEVNDQLKINYGVRYSLFQQIGPYTLYVKDENGNKLDSTVYGKAKSVADYGGLEPRITFRYALDDETSIKAAITRNLQFIHLVSNAGTTLPTDIWVPSTHRVKPQIGWQYATGLFKNFKDNMWETSVELYFKTMQNQIEYKEGYTPGIGDPEESFVFGKGWSYGAEFYVNKARGNFTGWIGYTLSWTWRRFPQLNDGDKYPGRYDRRHDLSVVANYQKGKKWKYSAVFVYGTGSSFTLPERFFLVDGVLTQQYSRINQYRLPAYHRLDLAAIYTPQPKKVRKMKAEWVFSVYNAYSRQNPYFIYYDQTGNPLQGNLEVEALQVSLFPIIPSVTLNFKF
- a CDS encoding c-type cytochrome, with protein sequence MFTTNKNKAVVLVCLTAFIALGLTAFTPGAEKKSKQAEFKNLQVLPKDITKEQLDKIMRGFNGALGVKCINCHVHEGDDFKQGWDYAADTKDDKKIAREMLKMTISINSTYFNFENSERPDTIRVVSCNTCHRGIQHPDAKGIQEQMGSMQKIQNPAPPPPAPANKQ
- a CDS encoding Crp/Fnr family transcriptional regulator produces the protein MTSKAIFDSTFEPALIKEMYQFGEIKYFKEGDVILDYGKYIRMMPLIVKGTVKVFRMDENGNEILLYYLSSNETCSMAYSCCVEAKKSEVKAIAEDDVELIAIPHIKLDEWLCKYPSWKNYIMHSFNVRFLELLKSIETIAFHKLDERLISYLKEKQRLSGSNVIKGSHYLIADELATSRVVISRLLKQLENDKKIILYRNEIKLLKEFNS
- a CDS encoding outer membrane porin, OprD family, yielding MKRIIIAVIVLLTGISVSAQHQEISEKPETYKGRQVQAEDSVSLLSAFKRGHFNGHFRYYFMNTQNQKGLTDYYANAAGGGLRYETAKFHGFQFAVSGFYTFNIGSSDLGKTDSSTGQTNRYEIALFDVENPYNKKDIDRLEEFYIKYNYKKSNIVFGRQLLNTPFINLQDGRMRPTGVEGLWFELNEIKKTKIEAGWIYAISPRGTTKWYDPGESIGLYPAGVNIDGTKSQYPNNLKSKGVFMLGVQTELSKYVKMQGWNLFTENIFNTAMLQTDLQFPLKNKSFVFAAMQVIKQDAIRDGGNQDAVKTYFEANGKSLSFGTKAGWKNRQWEASINYNRITGSGRYLMPREWGREPFFTFLPRERNEGFGDVNAVMGKINYTIPKLRVKTSLAAGYYKLPDVKNYRLNKYGLPSYTQMNADIRYSFTGILKGLEAQLLVVGKLNRGETYNNKRFEFNKVDMLLYNFVMNYHF
- a CDS encoding DsrE family protein, coding for MAGYAQTGKQPSFPVEKMAGNKIEHRIVFQLTTDDTLAHKALMKQLNNILTVSPDTNIEVVCHGPGLSMLVLGKTTVQEKIQQMKMKGVAFVACEFSMNERNVSRDKIIPEAGFVKAGIIEIVSKQEKGWSYIKSGF
- a CDS encoding 5'-nucleotidase C-terminal domain-containing protein — translated: MNNNRRGFIKQLSTIGGAGLLASVPIISAAESLVNKKEAEISSDDKPFTISILQTTDVHCQVHPHDEFFWENEKAVFRKTGGYAHLATYLQQERKNNPHTFLIDTGDMFQGSELSVKTTGKAMVPILNALGYDLYLPGNWEVIYYKKAMQTLLGSLNAPKVCANMYHDLGQGKKGELIFPPYYIWNINGVKIGFLGYTDPLVPLRQSPNYSKGIIYTKPEENLAHYADVLRNQEQCAYVLIVAHLGLSQQIHLANLKECEGVDYILGGDTHERVRKPIQCKYSKVVEPGAFGSFVGKLSLTIQNGKVIKDNYELVEITADKYKPSKAMVELIKENEKPFAKDIYTVAGYSTIPLYRYFVVENPIDTMILDALKWKVPEIDIVFSNGFRFCPPRTTPDHTGNIPITDGYIYDMFPVDSTVRTGTVTGKQILQWLENELNNVFAKEASERFGGWVIKFKGMKVAFNAFGEKGKRVQQVTVANKPLDVNKTYKICACERDGDPSDMLCRMRNVADAKNTNNTLHSVMKAYLAANSPVTPTVTENADILDAPQTLLTQVTGVDYKFH
- a CDS encoding c-type cytochrome encodes the protein MHNEQDENKMPQRLVSVINKLMLIIAVLIIGLIALPFIIFRANETDQPKEKIQAGEATADTPKKDATAYWMAPDILSIENEQQKEQVQYGKELIVHTAKYFGPNGSVLKISNGLNCQNCHLQAGTAVFGNNYGSVASLYPKFRARSGSTENIYKRINDCFERSLNGKAIDTSGKEMQAIAAYINFLGTNVEKGKKAEGSGFKDLVFLDRAADPAKGQAVYTAKCQSCHQSNGEGMLTGDKTEFTFPALWGKSSFNDGAGLYRISNFAKYVKYNMPQGSTYENPQLTDEEAWDVAAFVLTQKRPHINVPKDWPDKSKKPIDHPFGPYADNFSEQQHKFGPFIPIAEEQKKKEAEAKKTTIATSKK